A single window of Montipora capricornis isolate CH-2021 chromosome 14, ASM3666992v2, whole genome shotgun sequence DNA harbors:
- the LOC138032995 gene encoding putative nuclease HARBI1, with product MAELIRNIPPNFFLDFLSAEEEENLLWDGEDEDDFVLISTTCIFSRRALARIADYFEETVPLYHDDVFRSHFRMTPSSFETLCQLLVRSDHIPKGNAFGRRCIDPEKQIAVAVWALANQESCRQISDRFNVTMSSVARCIRRVTKALVDLRGDLIQWPRGVRAVEVADGFERFSGFPRVIGAVDGFHIPIRTPSQYPQSYLNRLRSHSIILQGTCDHNLLFTDIYVGWPGSVHDARVLRNSPLYQAADDNMFQGDTHLLGDSAYPLQRWLLSSFRDNGHLTGPQINYNRKHAQTRQVIERALGLLKGRWRRLKYIEMENVEEVPSVVSGACVLHNFCLIVDEGTIEEFFDVESDDDDDYDDESPSAVPRPQAVAKRNQMVIFLDQ from the exons atggcggagTTAATTCGCAACATTCCGCCAAACTTTTTCCTCGACTTTCTTTCCGCAGAAGAGGAAGAAAATCTTTTATGGGACGGTGAAGACGAAGatgattttgttttaatttcaacTACTTGTATATTTTCTCGACGGGCTTTGGCGAGAATCGCAGATTATTTCGAAGAAACGGTACCCCTTTATCACGACGATGTTTTTAGGAGCCATTTCCGCATGACTCCCTCATCGTTTGAGACACTTTGCCAGTTGTTGGTTCGAAGTGACCACATCCCAAAGGGAAATGCATTTGGCCGACGGTGCATTGACCCAGAGAAACAGATTGCTGTCGCAGTATGGGCACTTGCAAACCAAGAAAGCTGTCGGCAGATTTCTGATCGGTTTAACGTGACAATGTCAAGTGTGGCCCGCTGCATACGCAGGGTCACAAAAGCTCTCGTGGATCTTCGCGGAGATCTTATTCAGTGGCCAAGAG GTGTACGAGCTGTTGAGGTGGCAGATGGTTTTGAAAGGTTTAGTGGCTTTCCACGAGTTATTGGTGCTGTGGACGGTTTTCACATACCAATAAGAACACCTTCGCAATATCCACAATCCTATCTCAATCGTCTGAGGAGCCATTCAATTATTCTTCAG GGGACATGTGACCACAATCTGCTTTTCACTGACATTTACGTGGGGTGGCCTGGGTCAGTTCATGATGCCAGAGTCTTACGCAACTCACCCTTGTACCAGGCAGCTGATGACAACATGTTTCAAGGTGACACTCATCTTCTTGGAGACTCAGCATATCCACTTCAAAG GTGGTTGCTGTCATCATTCAGGGATAATGGTCATTTAACAgggccacaaataaactacaacAGGAAACATGCTCAAACACGCCAAGTCATCGAAAGAGCCCTTGGGTTGCTTAAGGGCAGATGGAGAAGGTTAAAGTATATTGAGATGGAGAATGTCGAGGAGGTTCCATCCGTGGTTTCTGGTGCATGTGTTCTTCACAATTTTTGTCTGATAGTTGATGAAGGAACAATTGAAGAGTTTTTTGATGTTgagagtgatgatgatgacgattatGATGATGAATCTCCTTCTGCAGTTCCAAGGCCACAAGCAGTTGCCAAGAGAAATCAAATGGTCATCTTTCTTGACCAGTAA
- the LOC138032610 gene encoding beta-1,3-galactosyltransferase 5-like, with protein MVSVKVCALKAFIFLLFMVIVTMILITPQSSTQRRTNAMTSPENNHELQRLQPSEQPDRVDSVYNLLPKLPKNTTLLIIINTIPREVKRREILRQTWAKQSYWTFPTNVNRSNSRSHSGNVITISYFFMMAFDGNSTIDEGVKRESTVHRDILRVKLTETYRGLTNKVLLSYEWVTKLDLKPLFIAKADHDVYVKSAELASWLEKYFRSPSKIYAGFVVRNAAVKRQDGNPWYVSKEDYDKVVYPTYCRGPFYILSRDLFLDVVNASKVNKPFPVEDAYIALLVEKLGVKPLNTGRDLFNDNRQLENHLRKIPEDKVTIPSGAVLGDSLSSASINLIHRVYMKSKIIKPTEGLIPRSNSTI; from the coding sequence ATGGTATCGGTGAAAGTCTGCGCGCTGAAGGCCTTTATCTTTCTCCTATTTATGGTAATTGTCACCATGATCTTAATTACGCCTCAATCATCAACTCAGCGGAGAACAAATGCAATGACTTCACCAGAAAATAACCATGAATTACAACGATTACAACCAAGTGAGCAACCTGACCGAGTGGATTCTGTATACAATCTTCTGCCAAAATTACCGAAAAACACAACTCTTCTAATTATCATCAACACAATTCCGCGCGAAGTGAAAAGGAGAGAAATCTTAAGGCAAACGTGGGCAAAACAATCATATTGGACATTTCCGACTAACGTTAACAGATCGAATTCTCGGTCCCATTCGGGTAACGTTATTactatttcatattttttcatGATGGCATTTGACGGAAATTCTACTATTGACGAGGGCGTCAAAAGGGAATCAACGGTTCACAGAGACATCCTGCGCGTGAAGTTAACAGAAACGTATCGtggtttgacaaataaagtATTGCTTTCTTATGAGTGGGTAACAAAGTTGGACCTTAAACCACTCTTCATAGCGAAAGCAGATCATGATGTCTACGTTAAGTCAGCAGAGCTAGCCTCGTGGTTGGAGAAGTATTTTAGATCCCCGTCTAAAATCTATGCTGGGTTTGTGGTAAGAAATGCAGCAGTTAAGCGTCAAGACGGAAATCCGTGGTATGTCAGTAAGGAAGACTACGACAAAGTCGTTTATCCCACCTATTGTCGAGGACCGTTTTACATTTTGTCCCGGGACTTGTTCTTAGATGTGGTAAATGCATCTAAAGTAAACAAACCATTTCCTGTAGAGGATGCCTACATAGCtcttttggttgaaaagttgGGGGTAAAGCCTCTTAATACGGGTCGCGATTTATTCAATGACAATCGACAGCTTGAAAATCACCTACGAAAAATCCCAGAAGACAAAGTGACAATTCCCTCGGGTGCTGTTTTGGGAGACTCATTGAGTTCCGCGTCCATAAACCTGATACATCGTGTTTACATGAAATCAAAGATAATCAAGCCTACTGAGGGGCTCATTCCTCGTTCAAACTCGACGATTTAA